Proteins encoded within one genomic window of Cucumis sativus cultivar 9930 chromosome 3, Cucumber_9930_V3, whole genome shotgun sequence:
- the LOC101216745 gene encoding protein STRICTOSIDINE SYNTHASE-LIKE 13, with product MQKKGIVKDESLLQHPVLFLLVLGLGFVVMDPFEMSPVGGYDFRPVKHDIAPYSQVMGHWPKDNESRLGLGNLEFEDEVFGPESLEFDALGRGPYTGLADGRIVRWMGEEIGWETFAIVTPNWSEKVCAKGVDSTTAKQWKNEKKCGRPLGLRFEKQSGNLYIADAYYGLLVVGPQGGTATPLATHVEGTPILFANDLDIHNNGSIFFTDTSKRYNRVEHFFILLEGEASGRLLRYDPSTKTTHVVLNGLAFPNGVQLSKDHTFLLYTETTNCRLMKLWLEGARNGKVEVVANLPGFPDNVRRNDRNEYWVAIDCCRTKAQEVLTHNPWIRSIYFRLPLRMSFLARLIGMKMYTVISLFSENGEILEVLEDQKGEVMELMSEVREVQGKLWIGTVAHNHIATLTYPLQSKNNDHNNNNATLN from the exons ATGCAGAAGAAAGGAATAGTGAAGGATGAATCTTTGCTTCAACACCCGGTGCTTTTCTTGCTAGTTTTGGGCCTGGGCTTTGTAGTAATGGACCCATTTGAGATGAGCCCTGTTGGGGGCTATGATTTCAGGCCGGTGAAGCATGACATTGCACCTTACAGCCAGGTTATGGGCCATTGGCCTAAGGATAATGAGAGTCGTTTGGGCCTTggaaatttggaatttgaagATGAGGTTTTTGGGCCTGAGTCCTTGGAGTTTGATGCATTGGGCCGTGGACCTTACACTGGGCTTGCTGATGGCCGCATTGTTAGATGGATGGGGGAGGAAATTGGGTGGGAGACTTTTGCAATTGTCACACCAAATTg GTCAGAGAAGGTGTGTGCTAAAGGGGTTGATTCAACCACAGCAAAGCAAtggaaaaatgagaagaaatgtGGAAGGCCCCTTGGCCTAAGATTTGAGAAACAAAGTGGGAATTTATACATTGCTGATGCATATTATGGGCTTCTTGTGGTTGGTCCTCAAGGTGGAACTGCCACTCCCTTAGCCACTCATGTTGAAGGAACTCCCATTCTCTTTGCTAATGATCTTGATATCCATAACAATGGCTCCATCTTCTTCACTGACACCAGCAAGAGATATAATAGAGT GGAACATTTCTTCATATTGTTGGAAGGAGAAGCCTCAGGTAGGCTTCTCAGATATGACCCTTCAACTAAAACAACTCATGTTGTGTTGAATGGTTTGGCCTTTCCAAATGGTGTGCAATTGTCTAAAGACCATACCTTCCTTTTATATACAGAGACCACCAATTGCAG ATTAATGAAGCTATGGCTAGAAGGTGCAAGAAACGGAAAAGTGGAAGTAGTGGCCAATCTTCCAGGGTTTCCAGACAATGTAAGAAGGAATGACAGAAATGAATATTGGGTAGCCATAGATTGTTGCAGAACAAAAGCACAAGAGGTTTTAACTCACAATCCATGGATAAGAAGCATTTATTTTAGGTTACCATTAAGGATGAGCTTCTTGGCTAGATTAATAGGGATGAAAATGTACACTGTGATTTCACTTTTTAGTGAAAATGGTGAGATTTTAGAAGTTCTTGAAGATCAAAAAGGTGAAGTTATGGAGCTAATGAGTGAAGTTAGAGAAGTTCAAGGGAAGCTTTGGATTGGAACTGTGGCTCATAACCATATTGCTACTTTGACTTACCCTTTACAATCGAAGAATAAtgatcataataataataatgcaaCACTTAActaa
- the LOC101212734 gene encoding protein ENHANCED DISEASE RESISTANCE 2, translating to MIYMANIGEDELEWIEKVRSGGTIPLRGVDGNYSNCWSSPHGDKFLVRGPEYFSTKAKVPAGESLLKPLGFDWIRSSAKIGEILNHPNSRVQKAIKDSFPTGPRPFIWAFNLQLPSKENYNLVSYFASIEPLPKGSLIDQFLKGDDHFRNSRLKLIADVVEGPWIVKKAVGEQAICVVGRVLSCKYIVGDNFFEVDIDVGSNIMAKAVFHLVFGYFTTLTADIAFLIEGKTKVEVPERILGCFRFSELNPSSAMPMEPSNSMGSDATNTNLQTSMTTRLWKSIR from the coding sequence ATGATTTATATGGCAAATATTGGTGAAGATGAGCTTGAATGGATTGAAAAAGTGAGATCAGGAGGGACTATTCCACTTCGTGGTGTAGATGGTAACTACTCAAATTGTTGGAGTTCTCCACATGGAGACAAGTTCCTAGTGAGAGGTCCAGAGTACTTTTCAACAAAGGCAAAAGTTCCTGCAGGCGAATCCCTTCTAAAACCTCTTGGTTTCGACTGGATAAGAAGCTCTGCAAAGATTGGAGAGATCTTAAACCATCCGAACAGCCGTGTCCAGAAGGCCATAAAGGATTCGTTTCCTACAGGTCCAAGGCCTTTTATCTGGGCATTTAATCTACAACTTCCAAGCAAAGAGAACTACAAtcttgtttcttattttgcaTCAATAGAGCCCCTTCCCAAAGGCTCTTTAATCGACCAGTTCCTGAAAGGCGATGACCACTTCAGAAACTCAAGGCTTAAACTAATTGCTGATGTTGTCGAAGGCCCTTGGATTGTCAAAAAGGCTGTCGGCGAGCAAGCAATCTGCGTGGTTGGGCGTGTTCTTTCGTGTAAATACATCGTAGGGGACAACTTTTTTGAAGTTGATATCGACGTGGGATCGAATATCATGGCAAAGGCCGTGTTTCATCTGGTGTTTGGTTACTTCACAACTTTAACAGCTGATATAGCCTTTCTtattgaaggaaaaacaaaGGTTGAGGTTCCTGAAAGAATTTTAGGGTGTTTTAGGTTCTCTGAGCTGAACCCTTCTTCAGCCATGCCAATGGAACCATCTAATTCCATGGGGAGTGATGCTACCAACACTAATTTGCAAACTTCTATGACTACAAGACTGTGGAAATCAATTCGCTAA